A single window of Xylocopilactobacillus apicola DNA harbors:
- a CDS encoding ribose-phosphate diphosphokinase yields the protein MSVGGLKLFALSSNVPLSRKIARQMGVELQPRSVARFSDGEIQIDIGASIRGDDIFLVQSTSAPVNDNLMELLIMIDAMRRASARSINVVMPYYGYARQDRKANPREPITSKLVANMLERAGANRLMTIDLHAAQIQGFFDIPVDHLRGVPVFTGYLVEKGYDENAVIVSPDHGGVNRARVLAEYLKAPLAIIDKRRPKPNVSEVMNIIGDVKGKRAIIVDDIIDTAGTLVHAADALIDAGAQSVIACGTHAVLSGPAIERIQKSGMEKVIVTDTINVPKEKRIDKLEIVSVGPMMGEAISRAYHGDSLSPLFEIKNRYLYKDIIKKDHDSR from the coding sequence TTGTCTGTTGGTGGTTTAAAACTTTTTGCATTAAGTTCTAATGTTCCATTGTCTCGAAAGATAGCAAGGCAAATGGGTGTTGAATTGCAACCGCGTTCGGTTGCTCGATTTAGCGACGGAGAGATTCAAATCGATATAGGAGCGAGTATTAGAGGGGATGATATCTTTCTAGTACAGTCGACTTCTGCTCCAGTTAATGATAATTTGATGGAGTTGTTAATTATGATTGATGCAATGCGGCGAGCTTCTGCACGTTCGATTAACGTTGTAATGCCATATTACGGTTATGCACGCCAAGATCGCAAAGCTAACCCTCGTGAACCAATTACTTCAAAATTGGTTGCTAATATGCTTGAGCGGGCAGGCGCAAATCGTTTAATGACGATTGATCTGCATGCTGCACAAATTCAAGGATTTTTTGACATTCCAGTTGATCATTTACGAGGAGTTCCTGTATTTACGGGTTATCTGGTGGAAAAGGGTTATGATGAAAATGCGGTTATTGTTTCTCCCGACCACGGCGGAGTTAACCGGGCGCGAGTTTTGGCTGAGTATTTGAAGGCACCCTTAGCTATAATTGACAAAAGAAGGCCCAAGCCAAATGTTTCAGAGGTTATGAACATTATTGGCGATGTAAAAGGTAAAAGGGCAATTATTGTCGATGATATTATTGATACTGCGGGAACTTTAGTCCATGCAGCTGATGCTTTAATTGACGCAGGGGCACAATCAGTGATTGCATGTGGTACTCATGCTGTTCTTTCAGGCCCTGCAATTGAGCGGATTCAAAAATCGGGAATGGAAAAGGTAATTGTAACAGATACAATTAATGTTCCAAAAGAAAAAAGAATTGATAAATTGGAAATTGTTTCGGTAGGTCCTATGATGGGTGAAGCAATCTCTCGTGCTTATCACGGAGATTCTCTTTCTCCTCTTTTTGAAATCAAAAACCGATATCTTTACAAGGATATCATTAAGAAAGATCACGATTCTAGATAA
- a CDS encoding sensor histidine kinase produces the protein MKIIYQQIISFVTLLTITLVITSVSFIQSTRRLVYSNTWTQLESYADALQENGWNRIGNVLQPNRTFILEMQNLLISQDVHFVIYNSENLPIFPTNAGAISSISGSTWNQLLNGKTIRVSKTPKKTVPTERQHIDQTAIYKPYFYNNKLLCVIAVTSSVQGVQKNIQNIESNLLLAIVISSAVAVVIIYLLSNLQSRRINRMRRATKEISAGNYDVVIPVTNTKDELNGLSHDFNNMSKNLKEANLEIERQEERRRQFMADAAHEMRTPLTTINGLLEGLAYDAIPEEEKGKSIDLMRKETSRLIKLVNENLDYERIRTNQIKLNKTTFDSTEALQNIAFQLEKKAAESGDTIKYLPEHESAKKIPIYADYDRFVEVVINIANNAIQFTKDGNITLKNERGFKETKVTISDTGIGMTEEQTKNIWDRYYKADPSRKNTKYGESGLGLSIVQQLVKLHGGEIEVQSKIDQGTTFTLLFPDGEEDNG, from the coding sequence ATGAAAATAATTTATCAACAGATAATTTCTTTTGTAACCTTACTTACGATTACGTTGGTTATTACTAGTGTTTCCTTTATTCAATCGACTCGTCGACTAGTTTATAGTAATACCTGGACTCAGTTGGAAAGTTATGCTGATGCACTACAGGAGAATGGTTGGAATCGGATTGGGAATGTTTTGCAGCCTAATCGAACCTTCATTTTGGAAATGCAGAATTTACTGATTAGTCAAGATGTCCACTTTGTTATTTACAATTCAGAAAATTTGCCTATTTTTCCAACAAATGCGGGGGCAATTTCAAGTATTTCAGGAAGTACCTGGAATCAGTTGTTAAACGGCAAGACAATTAGGGTTTCAAAAACGCCCAAGAAGACAGTTCCGACAGAACGCCAGCATATCGATCAAACAGCAATTTATAAACCTTATTTTTATAACAATAAATTGCTTTGTGTTATTGCTGTAACTTCTTCGGTTCAGGGTGTTCAAAAAAATATTCAAAATATTGAATCAAATTTATTATTGGCAATTGTAATTTCCAGTGCAGTAGCAGTTGTGATCATTTATTTACTTTCTAATCTTCAGTCAAGAAGAATCAATCGAATGCGACGAGCGACCAAAGAAATCTCGGCAGGTAACTATGATGTAGTTATTCCAGTCACCAATACTAAAGATGAATTAAATGGCTTAAGTCATGATTTTAATAATATGAGTAAAAACTTAAAAGAAGCCAATTTGGAGATTGAAAGGCAAGAAGAACGGCGACGCCAATTTATGGCAGATGCTGCCCATGAGATGCGCACTCCACTTACGACTATTAATGGTTTACTAGAAGGCCTTGCCTATGATGCGATTCCTGAGGAGGAAAAAGGAAAAAGCATTGATCTAATGCGAAAAGAGACCTCACGTTTAATTAAACTAGTTAATGAAAACCTGGATTATGAACGGATTCGGACCAATCAGATCAAATTGAATAAAACGACTTTTGATAGTACAGAAGCCCTTCAGAATATTGCGTTTCAATTGGAAAAAAAGGCTGCTGAATCAGGAGATACGATCAAATACCTCCCCGAGCATGAATCGGCGAAAAAAATCCCGATTTATGCTGATTATGATCGTTTTGTAGAGGTTGTAATTAACATTGCCAATAACGCAATACAGTTCACTAAAGACGGAAATATTACGCTCAAAAATGAACGCGGCTTTAAAGAGACTAAAGTGACAATCAGTGATACAGGTATTGGAATGACCGAGGAGCAAACTAAAAATATTTGGGATCGTTATTATAAAGCCGATCCTTCTAGAAAAAATACAAAATATGGGGAATCTGGCTTAGGACTCTCCATTGTCCAACAGCTTGTTAAGCTACATGGTGGAGAAATAGAGGTTCAAAGTAAAATCGATCAAGGAACAACCTTCACTTTATTGTTCCCGGATGGAGAGGAAGATAATGGTTAA
- a CDS encoding ACT domain-containing protein, with product MVKIVITVLGQDRPGIIAGISQKLAQKQVNILDVSQTIMQGMFTMIMSADMGESNIEFIQLKKELMEEGKALGVEINVQREDIFNAMANI from the coding sequence ATGGTTAAAATTGTAATCACAGTATTAGGTCAAGATCGGCCTGGAATTATTGCAGGTATTTCTCAAAAATTAGCTCAAAAGCAAGTTAATATTTTAGATGTTTCTCAAACAATTATGCAAGGTATGTTTACAATGATTATGTCTGCAGATATGGGAGAATCTAACATTGAATTCATACAATTAAAAAAAGAATTGATGGAAGAAGGGAAGGCTTTAGGCGTGGAAATTAATGTTCAAAGAGAAGATATTTTCAATGCAATGGCTAATATCTAG
- a CDS encoding response regulator transcription factor: protein MKILMIEDNKSVSEMMSMFFKKEGWEVVFSYDGIDAVEKFNANPDSFDLVTLDLNLPGKDGMQVAQEIREKSKTVPLIMLTARDSESDQVLGLELGADDYVTKPFSPITLIARIKALHRRSKISDDGAKEEAQNDAKKEFDIDTGRFQMNIKTREAFLDGKPIEGLTPKEFDLLHTLATNPKQVYSREQLLQQVWDYEYFGDERTVDAHIKKLRQKIEKSGPQIIQTVWGVGYKFDDTENSSDK, encoded by the coding sequence ATGAAGATATTAATGATTGAAGATAATAAGTCTGTTTCAGAGATGATGAGTATGTTTTTTAAAAAAGAAGGTTGGGAAGTAGTTTTTTCTTACGATGGAATCGATGCAGTTGAGAAATTCAATGCTAATCCTGATTCTTTTGACTTGGTCACGCTTGATCTTAATTTGCCTGGTAAAGACGGCATGCAAGTGGCACAAGAAATTAGAGAAAAATCGAAAACTGTACCTTTAATCATGCTTACTGCAAGAGATTCAGAAAGTGATCAGGTTTTAGGTCTTGAGTTGGGAGCAGATGATTATGTAACTAAGCCTTTTTCGCCAATTACTTTGATTGCGCGGATTAAAGCATTACATCGGCGTAGTAAAATTAGCGACGATGGGGCAAAGGAAGAAGCTCAAAATGATGCTAAAAAAGAGTTTGATATTGATACGGGTCGTTTTCAAATGAATATTAAAACTCGAGAAGCATTTCTTGATGGTAAGCCGATTGAGGGATTAACCCCAAAAGAGTTTGATCTTTTGCACACTCTTGCCACAAACCCGAAACAAGTTTACTCTCGAGAACAGTTACTTCAGCAAGTTTGGGATTATGAATACTTCGGCGATGAAAGAACTGTTGATGCTCATATCAAAAAATTGCGTCAAAAAATTGAAAAATCAGGCCCTCAAATTATTCAAACAGTTTGGGGAGTCGGTTATAAATTTGATGATACAGAAAATAGTTCAGATAAATGA